The Littorina saxatilis isolate snail1 linkage group LG1, US_GU_Lsax_2.0, whole genome shotgun sequence nucleotide sequence ACAGCATATAAAGTTACACTAAGTAGTAAATGTTGATTGTTAATGTTATCCTGTTGTTTATCTAAAATAAATCAACATCTTATAAAAAGATGAAGTTTTAAAGGTGAGTTCTATTGTGTTTTAGTTTATATGATTCCCTCCTTTTGATGActtggttttctcagattgttgttgTACAGGGTCTTactcttaaaaggggggttccactgtagtagtaTTAATTTTCAGGTTTAATATTGTGTACTTTGCAGTGGAAGGCTGGGACTACCAGTACCAGTACCACAtggaaaaaaataataactCGGAATTACACTGCCGGTGTGTTCATTAAAGTAATGTGTACACCTCTTTTTAATGTTTCAGGTACTACACCTGCGAGAGGGTCCGCGAAATAAAGTACCACCCAGTCCGCACCACCTCTGCCAACTGCTACCTATCCGCCAGTGTCTACCCGTCTATGTCCACACGGAAGCCATACAAGGTGTGGGTTATGGTTTCAAAGAAAGGTGAAACCACTGTGGGAGGCGAGATCCAGGCGGCTTACTGCACCTGTGCTGCTGGATTGCTCGGATCGTGCAACCATGTAGCTGGGCTGCTCTTTCGTGTGGAGGCAGCTGTAAAGGGTGGGGTCACGCAGAAAAGCGCCACAGAGGTGTCTTGCCAGTGGATCATCCCAAAGGGTCCTGTTGGCAGGAAGCCACAGGCTGTCTGTGAAACCCTCCTTTCCAAAGACAAATACGGGAAAAAAACGTCGCAGGAGGAGAAGCTGGCCAACAAGCAGGTGAGAGATAGGTACACTGCTTTTTCTCCACATCAGGCAGCTGAACTCCAAGATGCAGAGTCCATGCGCAACAGGCTGCAAGTAATTTTGGAGGAGGAAGCGCCTGATTGCATCTTTGTCAGGACCAGAAAGAGGCTTCCACCTGTCTCCAAGAGCCAGCCATCACAACCAACTATTCCCCAAATTAATCAAATTCTGCCGCCCGTTCTGATACAGTCAGCAGCAGGATGCACTTCGGTGAAGGAACTGGTAGGGAAAATTGCATTAACAGAACAGGACAGAGATCTTGTTGAAATTGAGACCCGAGGTCAGGCGACCTCATCCAGCTGGCACAATCAGCGACTTGGTAGGATAACTGCCTCCAAGTTTTATATTGTGTACACTAAGTCTTTGACTCTGCTTAACCAGGTTACTGTCAGCGACGATATGGGCGACCCGCTAGCAACTTCCTTCATGACAGAAAAGCACCTAAACACGCCAGCTGTGCAACATGGTCGTGCATTAGAGCCTGCAGCAAAAGAGGCAGCAAAGATTGAGCTGCTAAAAAGCCACACTAATTGTATTTTTAAAGAttgcggtctttttctgtctgtaaacCATCCCTTTCTTGGAGCCAGTCCTGATCTCCTTGTGTCTTGCTCCTGTTGTGGACATTTTGTGGTGGAGATTAAATGTCCTATATCTGTTGCTGACTGTGTACCCACAGCAGACAACATTCCATATGTTCATTTAAACCAGGGCAACATGAGGTTGAAAGAAAGGCATGTTTATTTTGGTCAAATTCAAGGTCAAATAGCTCTTACAAGTGCAGAATTTGCAATGTTGTTTGTGTACTCTGTGCATGGTCACATCTTTGTGAAAGTTAACAAGGACACTAACTTCTGGACTGATATGTGTGAAAAGCTAACATGGTTTTGGACCAGGTTTGTTGGTCCCAAACTTCTCAAGGCCACGAATCCTGTGTGTTCAGCTGatcttccctcctcctcctcatcttcCCCCCCTTTACCCACCATTATGCCTTCTTTCCCTGCAGGCCCCTCCCTACCTCAACTCCCTGTTGTTAGTTACACCCCGCGGCGTGTTCTTAAAAGAAAGAGGACGACACCTAAGATTGCTCCTATGTACCTGTGTGGGTGCTGTGGTGATGACATCCCTGAAAATCCACAGGATTTTAAAGAGTTCTCCATACAGTGTGATCACTGCCCCCAGTGGTACCACTTCAGCTG carries:
- the LOC138965860 gene encoding uncharacterized protein; the protein is MGFLSTMKQKMQRGCFFRSTRRSSAWKGVLYPDPFAITTGCKGEQDGRFLWPSVFITDISEYLKQTAACELDLVHRLINEYKEGKAYRYYTCERVREIKYHPVRTTSANCYLSASVYPSMSTRKPYKVWVMVSKKGETTVGGEIQAAYCTCAAGLLGSCNHVAGLLFRVEAAVKGGVTQKSATEVSCQWIIPKGPVGRKPQAVCETLLSKDKYGKKTSQEEKLANKQVRDRYTAFSPHQAAELQDAESMRNRLQVILEEEAPDCIFVRTRKRLPPVSKSQPSQPTIPQINQILPPVLIQSAAGCTSVKELVGKIALTEQDRDLVEIETRGQATSSSWHNQRLGRITASKFYIVYTKSLTLLNQVTVSDDMGDPLATSFMTEKHLNTPAVQHGRALEPAAKEAAKIELLKSHTNCIFKDCGLFLSVNHPFLGASPDLLVSCSCCGHFVVEIKCPISVADCVPTADNIPYVHLNQGNMRLKERHVYFGQIQGQIALTSAEFAMLFVYSVHGHIFVKVNKDTNFWTDMCEKLTWFWTRFVGPKLLKATNPVCSADLPSSSSSSPPLPTIMPSFPAGPSLPQLPVVSYTPRRVLKRKRTTPKIAPMYLCGCCGDDIPENPQDFKEFSIQCDHCPQWYHFSCVGIKEGEVPDDADIWKCPKCVGSL